From Ipomoea triloba cultivar NCNSP0323 chromosome 5, ASM357664v1, the proteins below share one genomic window:
- the LOC116020165 gene encoding uncharacterized protein LOC116020165 has product MDQDESLYFDFSRLTNRYPSEIQHQASREMVIIVNNKMKPPGGEPIWSWYSKAEQLDYLKGFLKPLAVQEGETAKAKDPEDIIVLSDTEDETNPENITIVKPLPLVSVKQEPIDDEHEKLSDPEKNLSISDDVNPVSTVVYGPHQLKPPASLFSKLNLFNIMDEHRRKTPADPIDDSPLDFEFETGNPAEIQVAEPTDEEENLPLLQAKTRSSTAQQEKETSSPVRKSKRKQTVAEQPVPQETTRSMKRRKTIQAQQPESQPDASAITPLEVITPQFLSDEYAARWDSTNQRKILSERYLDVEKFKSQCQLMPVLEKINLVKSVTTQRSYPPIAIKEFYANLMKTIKEAGSQVYGRVWLRGKEYNFDTRTINLYLGINASDIEDPVIGENTITKVITGGTYSYWLAETNMLPAKSLTTKYAIMHKLAMTNWMPNEHRGGLNLLMATLIYKIGKGIPVDLGNIIFKHVASFRKPESKESKVKLPFPCTIYGVLRTQGFKPKPNEPMEAPQVITIDARIKQGTHVLDIFPEHASSSAPALNLDAPFSSKLTAQHLDKSIRDLNTIIQILVEKKTIEMQLREQLRLRDQEMTGTVAEPPTDPPTDPSMASNEQTAENPPEDDLTVNSQEDESSESE; this is encoded by the exons ATGGACCAAGATGAATCTCTATATTTCGATTTTTCCAGACTCACAAACAGATATCCCTCTGAAATTCAACATCAGGCATCCCGAGAGATGGTAATAATAGTCAACAACAAGATGAAGCCTCCGGGAGGAGAACCAATCTGGTCATGGTACTCAAAGGCAGAGCAACTAGATTACTTGAAAGGGTTCCTCAAACCACTTGCAGTTCAGGAAGGAGAAACAGCAAAAGCTAAGGATCCTGAG GATATAATTGTTCTATCGGATACTGAGGATGAAACTAACCCAGAAAACATCACTATAGTAAAACCCTTGCCTCTAGTCTCTGTAAAACAAGAACCCATAGATGATGAACATGAAAAATTGTCTGATCCTGAAAAAAATCTGTCAATATCTGATGATGTTAACCCAGTGTCTACCGTTGTGTATGGTCCACATCAGCTTAAACCTCCTGCTTCACTTTTCTCCAAACTCAATCTGTTTAATATCATGGATGAACACAGAAG AAAAACCCCTGCAGACCCTATTGATGACTCTCCACTAGACTTTGAGTTTGAAACAGGAAATCCTGCAGAAATACAAGTTGCAGAACCGactgatgaagaagaaaatctGCCTTTGTTGCAA GCGAAAACCAGATCATCCACAGCACAACAGGAAAAGGAAACCTCCTCACCAGTTCGAAAATCTAAGAGGAAACAAACAGTTGCTGAACAGCCTGTCCCTCAGGAAACCACTAGAAGTATGAAGAGAAGGAAGACCATTCAAGCTCAACAGCCTGAAAGCCAGCCTGATGCCTCTGCCATAACACCTCTTGAAGTAATCACTCCTCAATTCTTATCTGATGAATATGCAGCAAGGTGGGACTCCACAAACCAAAGGAAAATTCTGAGTGAAAGGTACCTTGATGTTGAAAAGTTCAAATCCCAGTGCCAACTCATGCCAGTGTTAGAGAAGATAAATCTTGTCAAGTCTGTGACAACTCAGAGGAGCTATCCACCTATTGCCATAAAGGAATTTTATGCAAACCTTATGAAGACTATCAAGGAGGCTGGTTCACAGGTTTATGGACGTGTCTGGCTGAGAGGAAAAGAATACAATTTTGACACACGTACCATCAATCTGTATCTGGGCATTAATGCAAGTGATATTGAGGATCCTGTTATTGGGGAAAATACAATCACAAAGGTCATTACAGGAGGAACCTATAGCTATTGGCTTGCTGAAACCAACATGTTGCCTGCCAAATCCTTGACAACAAAGTATGCAATTATGCATAAACTAGCCATGACAAATTGGATGCCCAATGAACACAGGGGAGGATTAAATTTGCTCATGGCCACCTTGATCTACAAAATAGGCAAAGGTATTCCCGTTGACTTAGGTAACATAATCTTCAAACATGTGGCATCTTTCAGGAAACCAGAGTCAAAGGAAAgcaaagtaaagctaccttttccCTGCACAATTTATGGAGTACTACGCACACAAGGATTCAAACCTAAGCCAAATGAGCCTATGGAAGCTCCACAAGTAATAACTATTGATGCCAGAATCAAACAAGGAACTCATGTGCTTGACATCTTTCCAGAACATGCAAGTAGCTCAGCCCCAGCCTTGAACCTTGATGCACCTTTTAGCAGCAAACTCACAGCCCAGCACCTTGATAAAAGCATCAGAGATCTCAACACAATCATACAGATTCTTGttgaaaagaaaacaattgagATGCAACTACGTGAACAATTGAGGTTGAGAGATCAAGAAATGACTGGTACTGTTGCTGAACCACCTACTGATCCACCCACTGATCCTTCCATGGCAAGCAATGAACAAACTGCTGAAAATCCACCTGAAGATGATCTCACTGTAAACAGCCAGGAGGATGAGTCCTCGGAATCTGAATGA